Genomic DNA from Egibacteraceae bacterium:
CTGCGGTGGCCGAGGCGGAGCCCGACCTGGTGGTGCTCGCCGGTTTCATGCGCATCCTGTCGCCGCCGTTCGTCAGGCGCTGGCCGATCCTGAACGTGCATCCCTCGCTGCTGCCCGCGTTCCCGGGAGCGCGGGCCGTCACCGACGCGTTGGCCTGGGGCGTCAGGGTCTCCGGCGCCACGGTCCACTTCGTCGACGAGCAGGTCGACCACGGCCCGATCGTCGCCCAGGAAGCGGTCGCGGTCACGCCCGAGGACACCCCGGCATCCCTGCACGAGCGCATCCAGGCCGTCGAGCATCGCCTGCTGCCCGAGTGTGTCGCCCTGTTCTGCCACGACCGGCTCGCCGTCGACGGCCGCCACGTGAGGATCCTGCCGTGACCGCATCCACCGTCCCCGTCCGCCGCGCGCTGGTCAGCGTCTACGACAAGGAGGGCCTCGGTGACTTCGCGCACGGTCTGGCCGCCGCCGGCGTGGAGATCATCTCGACCGGCTCGACGGCCACGTCCATCCGCGATGCCGGGGTCGCCGTGACCGACGTGAGCCAGGTGACCGGCTTCCCCGAGATCCTCGACGGTCGCGTGAAGACCCTCCATCCGGCGGTGCACGCCGGGATCCTCGCCGACCGGGACAAGCGCGCCCACGTCGACGCGCTGGAGGAGCTGGCGGTGCGCGCCATCGACCTCGTCGTCGTGAACCTCTACCCGTTCCGGGCGACGGTGGCCGATCCCGACGTCGAGGTGGCGACCGCGATCGAGATGATCGACATCGGTGGCCCCACGATGCTGCGCGCGGCCGCGAAGAACCACGCCCACGTCGGGGTGGTCGTCGATCGCAGCGACTACCCCGCGGTGCTCGACGAGATCGCCGACGGCGGGCTGCCCGCGTCCACGCGGGCCCGCCTGGCGGCGAAGGCCTTCGCACACACGGCCGCCTACGACGCCGACGTGGCGGCGTGGTTCGCGAGGGACCAGGGCTTCGGGCCCCAGCACGGACCCGTCTACCGCAAGGTCGCGGACCTGCGCTACGGCGAGAACCCCCACCAGGCGGCCGCCTACTACGTGGAGCGCGGCGAGCCATGGGGGCTCGGCTCGGCTCGCCAGCTGCACGGCAAGGAGCTGTCCTACAACAACCTCCTCGATACGGACGCCGCCTGGTTGATGGCCGCGGACTTCGCCGACCCGTGCGTGGCGATCATCAAGCACACCAACCCCGCGGGTCTGGCGGTGGCCGACACCCTGGCGGGCGCGTACCCGGCCGCGTTGGCCGGTGACCCGATCAGCGCCTTCGGCGGCATCGTGGCCGCCAACCGGCCGGTGGACGGCGACACCGCCCGCCAGGTCGTCGAGGTCTTCACCGAGGTCGTGGTCGCCCCCGGGTTCACCGAGGAGGCGCTCCAGGTGCTGCGGGGCAAGGCGAACCTGCGGGTCCTGCAGATCGAGCGCCCCGGCATGCCCGGCGCAGCCCTGGTCGCTCGCAGCGTCAGCGGGGGGATGGTGGTCCAGGAGGCCGACGCCGTCCCGGAGGAGCCGGATCGGTGGACGGTGCCGACGGCGGCGCAGCCAGACCCCGCACAGCGCGACGAGCTCGCCTTCGCCTGGCAGGTCGCCAAGCACGTCAAGTCCAACGCCATCGTGCTGACCCGCGACCACGCCGCCGTCGGCGTCGGCGCCGGACAGATGTCGCGGGTGGACAGCGTCCGGCTTGCCGTCGAGAAGTCCGGCGGACGCGTCGCGGGTGCGGTGCTGGCGAGCGACGCGTTCTTCCCGTTCCGTGACGGGGTCGACGCGGCCCTGGACGCGGGGGTGACCGCCCTCATCCAGCCGGGCGGCAGCGTCCGCGACGAGGAGGTCGTGGCGGCCTGTGACGAGCGTGGCGTACCCATGGTGCTGACCGGGCGCCGACACTTCCGCCACTAGCCCGG
This window encodes:
- the purN gene encoding phosphoribosylglycinamide formyltransferase; the protein is MGKQLVVMVSGSGSNLQALLDHDALGGQITRVVADRPAAGGLDRARARAVEAVAVAPADHPDRATWEVALTAAVAEAEPDLVVLAGFMRILSPPFVRRWPILNVHPSLLPAFPGARAVTDALAWGVRVSGATVHFVDEQVDHGPIVAQEAVAVTPEDTPASLHERIQAVEHRLLPECVALFCHDRLAVDGRHVRILP
- the purH gene encoding bifunctional phosphoribosylaminoimidazolecarboxamide formyltransferase/IMP cyclohydrolase is translated as MTASTVPVRRALVSVYDKEGLGDFAHGLAAAGVEIISTGSTATSIRDAGVAVTDVSQVTGFPEILDGRVKTLHPAVHAGILADRDKRAHVDALEELAVRAIDLVVVNLYPFRATVADPDVEVATAIEMIDIGGPTMLRAAAKNHAHVGVVVDRSDYPAVLDEIADGGLPASTRARLAAKAFAHTAAYDADVAAWFARDQGFGPQHGPVYRKVADLRYGENPHQAAAYYVERGEPWGLGSARQLHGKELSYNNLLDTDAAWLMAADFADPCVAIIKHTNPAGLAVADTLAGAYPAALAGDPISAFGGIVAANRPVDGDTARQVVEVFTEVVVAPGFTEEALQVLRGKANLRVLQIERPGMPGAALVARSVSGGMVVQEADAVPEEPDRWTVPTAAQPDPAQRDELAFAWQVAKHVKSNAIVLTRDHAAVGVGAGQMSRVDSVRLAVEKSGGRVAGAVLASDAFFPFRDGVDAALDAGVTALIQPGGSVRDEEVVAACDERGVPMVLTGRRHFRH